A region from the Benincasa hispida cultivar B227 chromosome 8, ASM972705v1, whole genome shotgun sequence genome encodes:
- the LOC120084164 gene encoding uncharacterized protein LOC120084164, translating into MAQNDALLKSQASSVRNLEMQKDLGSFTVPCSIGGIDAGNALCDLGANINLMPLSVFKKLGSGDVQPTSMMLQLADKTITYPEGKIEDVLVKVDKFIFPTYVIILDYEADRDVPIILRHPFLATGKLLIDVHKGELTMCIDNQEEKFNVLNALKFPYDEQCQPDSPIDLHDEEEMDQVCEVYVLGETIRKFELLSLNERQTKPTRPFLEEPSTLELKPLPHHLKYAILGSKNTLLVII; encoded by the exons ATGGCCCAGAATGATGCATTGTTGAAGAGCCAGGCATCATCTGTCAGGAACTTGGAGATGCAA AAGGATCTGGGAAGCTTTACAGTCCCTTGTTCAATTGGGGGGATAGATGCAGGTAATGCATTGTGCGATCTTGGAGCCAACATTAACCTCATGCCCCTTTCAGTTTTCAAGAAGCTAGGAAGTGGTGATGTGCAACCCACTTCTATGATGCTTCAGCTCGCTGACAAGACAATCACATACCCagaaggaaagattgaagatgttttaGTGAAGGTTGACAAGTTTATATTCCCAACATATGTCATCATCTTAGATTATGAAGCAGATCGGGATGTTCCAATCATCCTTAGACATCCATTTCTTGCCACTGGGAAATTATTGATAGACGTACACAAGGGAGAACTGACTATGTGCATAGACAACCAAGAAGAAAAATTTAATGTGTTGAACGCATTGAAGTTCCCATACGATGAACAATGTCAACCTGATAGTCCAATTGACCTGCatgatgaagaagaaatggACCAAGTCTGCGAGGTCTATGTGTTAGGGGAAACCATAAGAAAATTTGAACTGTTAAGTCTGAATGAGCGGCAAACAAAACCAACACGACCATTTTTAGAAGAACCATCAACATTAGAATTGAAACCTCTACCTCATCACTTAAAATATGCTATTCTTGGATCCAAAAACACTTTGCTTGTGATTATTTAA